A single window of Sander lucioperca isolate FBNREF2018 chromosome 22, SLUC_FBN_1.2, whole genome shotgun sequence DNA harbors:
- the LOC116046886 gene encoding tumor necrosis factor receptor superfamily member 13B, whose amino-acid sequence MGASCHGGQYWDALLKKCIGCQIQCKQSHIIPKCTSYCESARCKALLGHYYDALLKICVKCSKICGSHPAECSQHCQKLSFPSTPRAPTPPVTTKKLLVEVTAHVPNSRGISGLIALEDSTILLYSLLALCTLLLFSSLSLALAVLLRRARAKTSKPGSKEANHNKESVVQQGQEVGRPGQRSKDYVTNLNRTRDHEPSYDSIPTETCVCVHCFPDLKALGQGNDRPLRAPFSFYQQPVLHRGPVWAEENLHNSGLEVLEEAAVG is encoded by the exons ATGGGTGCAAGCTGCCATGGGGGTCAGTACTGGGATGCTTTGCTCAAAAAATGTATTGGTTGTCAAATACAATGCAAGCAATCACATATCATCCCCAAATGCACCAGTTACTGTG AGTCTGCACGTTGTAAAGCACTGCTTGGCCACTACTATGATGCGCTGCTGAAGATATGTGTGAAGTGCAGTAAGATTTGTGGCAGTCATCCAGCAGAATGCTCCCAGCACTGCCAGA AGTTATCCTTCCCATCTACCCCCCGAGCTCCGACACCTCCTGTGACTACCAAAAAGCTCCTGGTTGAAGTTACCGCACACGTGCCAAATTCCAGAGGGATCTCAGGGCTGATAGCCCTGGAAGACTCCACTATCCTGTTGTACTCCCTGCTGGCCCTGTGCACGCTGCTGCTGTTCTCTAGCCTGTCTCTAGCATTGGCAGTCTTACTGAGGAGAGCAAGGGCCAAAACCTCCAAACCAGGATCCAAGGAGGCTAACCACAACAAGGAGAGTGTGGTCCAGCAGGGCCAGGAGGTTGGTCGGCCGGGGCAGAGGTCCAAAG ATTATGTAACAAATTTAAACCGCACCAGAGACCATGAGCCATCATACGACTCCATTCCTACTGAGACCTGCGTATGTGTCCACTGTTTCCCTGATCTGAAAGCACTCGGCCAGGGCAACGACAGGCCACTGAGAGCACCCTTCTCATTCTACCAGCAGCCTGTCCTCCATAGAGGGCCTGTCTGGGCTGAGGAGAACCTACACAACTCTGGACTGGAGGTGCTGGAGGAGGCGGCAGTTGGATGA